A single genomic interval of Notolabrus celidotus isolate fNotCel1 chromosome 13, fNotCel1.pri, whole genome shotgun sequence harbors:
- the sox7 gene encoding transcription factor SOX-7: MAALISAYSSWPESFECPPGDGDVSDGHGPHRSPADKAPEPRIRRPMNAFMVWAKDERKRLAVQNPDLHNAELSKMLGKSWKALTPPQKRPYVEEAERLRVQHMQDYPNYKYRPRRKKQLKRICKRVDPGFLLSGLAPDQNALPEQRVLCHPLDKDEGGPRFSSPSPALPSVRSFRDPAGSNSSFDTYPYGLPTPPEMSPLDAMDHEHVPPSYYSGSSSVSCSSSASCPDEHHQNQTHMGSPPPYHTDYTQTQIHCGGSHIAHISHMSQAASGLIPGPPPLSYYTTSSFHQIHHGLHQGHLGQLSPPPETHGHLETLDQLSQAELLGEVDRNEFDQYLNSNGSGFHPDQGGSMTVTGHIQVSSAANTAANACPSSSTSETSLISVLADATAAYYNNYGIS, from the exons ATGGCAGCCCTCATCAGCGCGTACTCGTCGTGGCCCGAGTCCTTCGAGTGTCCTCCAGGAGACGGGGATGTGTCCGACGGTCATGGACCGCACAGGAGCCCCGCGGACAAGGCTCCGGAGCCGAGGATCAGGCGGCCCATGAACGCGTTCATGGTGTGGGCCAAAGACGAGCGCAAACGGCTGGCGGTGCAGAACCCAGACCTGCACAACGCCGAGCTCAGCAAGATGTTGG GAAAGTCCTGGAAGGCCCTGACCCCCCCTCAGAAGCGGCCCTATGTGGAGGAAGCTGAGCGTCTCCGGGTGCAGCACATGCAGGACTACCCCAACTATAAGTACCGTCCTCGCCGGAAGAAGCAGCTGAAACGCATCTGCAAGCGCGTGGACCCCGGCTTCCTGCTGAGCGGCCTGGCCCCCGATCAGAACGCCCTGCCCGAGCAGAGAGTCCTCTGCCACCCTCTAGACAAAGACGAGGGCGGCCCCAGGTTCTCCAGCCCCAGCCCGGCTCTGCCCAGCGTCAGGAGCTTCAGAGACCCAGCCGGATCCAACAGCAGCTTCGACACGTACCCTTACGGCCTCCCCACCCCCCCAGAGATGTCTCCTTTGGACGCCATGGACCACGAGCATGTCCCCCCCTCCTATTATTCTGGTagctcctctgtctcctgctcctcctcggcTTCCTGTCCAGATGAGCACCACCAGAATCAGACCCACATGGGCAGCCCGCCCCCGTACCACACTGACTACACCCAGACCCAAATCCACTGCGGAGGCTCACACATAGCTCACATCTCCCACATGTCCCAAGCTGCTTCTGGACTCATCCCcggtcctcctcctctgtcctacTACACCACCTCTTCTTTCCACCAGATCCACCACGGGCTGCACCAGGGCCACCTGGGTCAGCTCTCCCCTCCACCAGAGACGCATGGTCACCTGGAGACTCTAGACCAGCTGAGCCAGGCCGAGCTCCTCGGGGAGGTTGACCGCAATGAGTTTGACCAGTACCTGAACTCAAACGGGAGCGGGTTCCACCCCGATCAGGGCGGCAGTATGACCGTCACGGGACACATCCAGGTATCTTCTGCCGCTAACACTGCTGCTAATGCTTGTCCAAGCAGCAGCACCTCAGAAACCAGCCTCATTTCAGTGCTGGCGGACGCTACGGCGGCCTACTACAACAACTACGGCATCTCATAA